The following is a genomic window from Coriobacteriaceae bacterium.
GCGGCCGACGACAAGTAGGCACTTGCCTAGATTGCCCCTCCCCTTTTGGGCGCGAGTTCTGGAAAGCATGAATCCAAGACCGAGCCGCTTGGAAAGTTCCATATAATCGATGTCATTAGTATTTCGAAAGGGTGGAACAGAATGGCGTTGAGCAAGGCATCATGCACCGGTCGCGGATTGATTCCGGCAATTGGTGGACATGTGCACCGCATGTTCGATGAGGGCGAAGACGACCTGTTTTCGCTGAGCCTTGACGACGTGATGGATGATCGCCCGTGGACCGCCGACGAACTCATGGGCGGTGGGGCTCGCCCGTCAAGCCCCAATCCCGCACTTGCGCCTAAGCCCGCATCTGCGCCGACTCCTGCGCAGCCGCCTGTTTCGACGCCCGCGTCTACGCCCGCACCCATTTCGGCGCCCACGCCCACTCCCCGCCCCGCAAGCGACCCGTCCGAGACGGCGGCATTTCTCGCTGCGGCGACGCGGAGCAAATCGGCCGACAGCACCGTTATGTACAGCTCCCAGCAGTTGCCTGTTCCTGCGGCACGCAAGTCTCCGGTCACAAGGCTCGATGAGCCCGTTGCCCATCAGGTTGCCTACGATTCCTGGGCTGCAGCCGATCTGGATGAGACCTCTACCGGCATGCCGGCGCTCGACGTTCCAGTTAACCCGCTTTTTGCCGCCAACACGAGCGCCGCGGACTATGAGGGCGGTGCGGCATATTCCGATTATTCCGATGGCTATGCTGGCACCGATCGCATCGAGACCGAGGATTATGGCACCGCATCGAGCGATTATCTCAACGATCCGTACGCTGCCACACCTGCACCGGAATATGACCCGGAGGCCGCGTCCGCACCGGCGTATACCAAAAGCACGGGCGAAGAGCGCTTCGCCGATTATTACGCCGAGGAAAAGGCGCTGCGTTTTTCGGAATTTCCGCAGGCAGTCAAGGTTGCCTTTATCGCCATTGTCATTGCCCTGCTCGGTGTCATTGCGTTTGAGGGATTCCGGCTGTTCTCCGGCCCCACCCAAGCGGAGTCGGAGACCCAGCAAAAAGAGGACGATAACGAGTATCTGGACATCAACATCCTCAAGGGCGACCCCAACGACAGGGACGACGAATAACAAATGCCAAAAATGAGGGTCGTAGACCAAATCAACCCCGTGCGCTCATTGCCGCACGGGGTTGATTTTTGTCCGCGCGCGCCGATAGACTCCATCGTGCCCGCAAGGAGTGGGCGCGTTTTATCCAGAGTCGGGGTAGAGAGTTGGCTCCACGATCCCGACGCCAACCGGCCAAGAGGCACGGTGGCCCTGCCAACATCGATGAAAGGAGTCCGTATGGACAATTTCTCCGTGCGCAGTGAGCGCAACTTCCACAATCTGGTCGTCAAACCGAATCACATTCATCTTCTGGATAAGCCAAATGGCTACGCCTCGGCCATGACCAAGAGCAGCCTCTCCCGCCAGATGCGCTTTACGGTGCAGAAACTCGAGGAAGAGCTTTGCGCTGCCGACAATCCACACGTACTGCAGATTCAGCTGCTCGGAGACGACTCGCGCGAGCCGTCTAGCTGGAAGCTGTTTGCAGACGACACGTGCATCGCGAACGGCTCGGGTGACTTTGCCCGCAAGTGTTTCTGCGAGGGCGCCGAGGTGTTCCTGGATCTATGCCGCGATGCCGTCGAGGCTGTCGAGCTGCGCCAGTGGAGTCAGAGGGAGTATGAGCTGCTGAGTGCTGCGCGTGGGGTTGCTATGGCGTAAGCGAGAGATCTCAGCAGTGTCACTAACGAGCAGAATCGATTTTTGCAATCAAGTCGTTCGCCCATGCCACGGCATCATCGACAGTCGGCAAAACGTTTAGTCCTTCCACCTGGGAGAAATACAGTGAGTCCCAGCCCACTCCCCTCGAGATCATTGGAGGCCACTCCTGCTCCGCACGATACACAAAGAGTCTGATACAGACCTCTCGAGTTTTTAGGTAATCAATTTCCCCGTTGGAAATTGCAATCTGGAGATCTATCAGATCATGGGCGCGCTCGCTGCCGGGGCTGCTCGCAGCATGAAGTTTTTGGGCAATCTGATGCTCGAGCCTCATGCACGGAACCGGCCCCGGTTCGGGAAACCCGAGACCTTTCAATATTGCCGCAGCTTCAGGCGAGGAAACCATATCGGGATCGTCGGCGTCGCCGATTTCGTTATGACCGACCTCAAGCGGCAGCGTCATCCACGATTTACCATTGTAGGCAATCTTGATTTCGAACGGACGCATGACGTAGGAGTTGGAATTCCCTTCGGAGATGCGGGCTCCCTCGGAACAATGGCACCCGAGAATCCGTTCCAGCCTATAGTGAGCGAATCTTCAAGCTTCGTCATGTAATCGTTCAGTGAGGATGCCCTGGCGGTATCAAGGTCGCGCGAGAACCGCGTGACATCCTTCCCAAAGCGAATCTTCAGGGCATTTCCACCCTTTGCGGCTCCATCGGGTAGCATTTGCCCAACAACAACGGCCGCAATGAGCCTTTTAACGCGGCCCGGTTCTTCGCCCAAATCAGTGCAGAGTCGGTCTATCGCTATGTCAAGGTTACGTCTGCTGGTTGGCTTCTTGACTTCCTTCACGACAGCTCCTTCATCAGTCTCTCATGCTCATTGGAGGTAATAAGGCCCTCGGCTTGAGCGTGCTTGGTTGCCTCGATGAGGCGTTCGGTCATAACGGACCCCTTACAAGCCTCAATCGCATCTGCAACGCATTGAGAAGGGATTCCTTCATAGAACGTCGTTTTCGCATTCTCTGGAGCGGACACTGTTTTTATCCAAGCTGGCAGTTTGCGGCGAACACGCTTTGGTGTTGCCACGGTCACGGCACGAGGATCAACAAGTGCAAGTGCGTGCATAGACAGCACTGATTCGCCCCACAGGAAACCCTCGTCACCAACAAGAGCCACTGCCTCCGCAAAGACGTCACGGGGCGTCGGAACCCATTGGGTGAGCTTGTACACCCCATGTCCTCGGCGCATCAATTTCCCAGTGGCACACCATCGGCTCAGTTCTCCGGTGGTTACGCCAATCTCGCGTGCCTGCGCAGCAGTCACGATGCCGTAGCCATCTGCCGCCAGTTCGAATATTTCATCAAAGTGTTTCATGTCAAAAGACTAACACTTTTGTATGTCTTTTGACATAGACATGGTCTTAATCAAGCATTAGAGATCTATTTAAATTCGTATAGCATTGCAATCGCCCTCTCTGAATTCGAAGCCCGCGCCGACAGCATGCGGAACTAAAAAGTGCCGGCAAGAACGATATCGAATAAAATCGCTCCCGCTGGCATATATCTTACCATATAAACGAACATGTGTTCGTTCTCATCAATTATCGATTTATCACACGTCCGCTTTAGCCGCTGTCCGCGCGAATCGTCTAGCCGATAGCTCTTCGCCGGCAGCGCGTGCATCGCAAGCGGCTCGGGCACCTTTGCCCGCGAGTGCTTCTGCGAGGGAGCCGAGGTGTTTTTGGACCTGTGCCGCGACGCCGCGCGCGGCCGAGCTGCACCAGTGGAGCCAGAGGGAGTACGAGCTGCTGAGCGTGGCACGTGGAATCGCGGGTGCGTAGACGAACGCACCCGCCACGCGAGACCGCAACAGCGTTGTTGGCAGGATTATCCCTGCCTGACTCCTTGATTCCATGCCTGACCGTTCACCCGTTCGCCTCAACAGTCACCAGCAATGCAACGCTATAATTCTATAAACGCATTTGTATTGCATTTCGAGCGATGGGAGCGCAGATGCCTGACAGCTATAAGGAGCTCATCAAGAGCAATCCCGACGAGACGGAGATCAGGAGCTTCCTGGTGAACGGCGACCAGGTCTCCGTGACCCTGCGCATCCCCGACACCCTGCGCGACGCGGCGAAAGAGGAAGCGGCCCTGCGGGGCATGAGCTTTTCCGCCTTCGTGCGCACCTGCATGATCGAAGAGCTCGCGAAGAAGGGGGCGTGAGCATGATCCGGGTCAAGACTCTCACCGTCCAGCTCATAGACGCGCAGCCGGACCGCATCCGCATCTGCCGCATCGACGGCGAGTCGCTTGTGACCGTCGTCGTTCCGAGGGAGGACCTCGCCGAGGCGAAGTCGCTGCCGAGCATCCCGCAGCGCGGCGTATACTACCTGCTCGACGAGGACCACGGCAACGTGAGCCGCGTCTACGCGGGGCAGACGACCCAGGGCATCGCCCGGCTCGACGCGCACAAGGCGAAGAAGGAGTTCTGGAACAAGGCCGTCATGTTCCTCGATGACGATCAGAACATCAGCAGGGACGCACTGGACGTTCTCGAGGCGAAGGCCATCGACTACGTGCGCACCCACGGCTCGTACGAGACCGACAACTCGGCGACGCCCAAGCCCTACGTCGACCCGTACAAGGAAGAGGCCGTCGAACGTCTGCACGAGAGGATCCTCTTCAGGATGGCAGCTCTGGGGTACGACCTCGACAGAGTCGACCAGGGTCCGGCGGGTGCGGCGGCGGTCTTCCACACGAAGAAGAACGGTATACGCGGGGCGGGGCGCTACAACAAGGCCACCGGGCACTTCACTGTGCTCGCTGGCTCGAAAGTGAACCTCTCGAGGCCCGTGTTGAAAAACGCGGGCGTCGCGGCCGCGCGCAGGGAAATCTTCGGCGATTCGAGCGGCATCGCAGAGCTCGCCGAAGATCTCGAGTGCCCGACGCCCAGCGCCGCGGCGGTGTTCGTGCTCGGCGGCAGCCAGAACGGCTGGACCGAATGGGTAAGCGACGACGGAAAAACACTCAACCAAGTCTATCGAAGCGAGGGAAACTAGATGAACAAGCAGCAATTGGCATCAAAGATATGGGAATCCGCCAACAAGATGCGCTCGAAAATCGAGGCAAATGAATACAAGGATTACATCCTGGGCTTCATCTTCTACAAGTTCCTCTCCGAGACCGAAGTCGCCCGCCTGAAGGCACGTGATTTCGCCGAGGAGGATTTGCCGAGCCTCGTGGAAGACGACGAAGAAACGGTCGAGTTCGTCAAGGGCGAGTGCGGATACTTCATCGCCTACGAGAACCTCTTCTCCACCTGGGTCGCCAAAGGCGGCGACTTCGAGATTTCGAACGTTCGCGACGCCCTCTCTGCCTTTAGCCGCAACATCGACCCTGCCCGCAAGCGCGTCTTCGACGGCATCTTCGACACGTTGCAGACCGGTCTTTCCAAGCTCGGCACCGACGCACGAAGCCAGTCCAAGGCCGCGCGCGACCTCATCTATCTCATCAAGGACATCCCGATGGACGGTCGCCAGGACTACGACGTGCTTGGCTTCATCTATGAGTACTTGATCAGCAACTTCGCCGCCAACGCCGGTAAGAAAGCCGGCGAGTTCTATACGCCGCACGAAGTCTCCATGCTCATGAGCGAGATAGTCTCGTGGCACCTGGCCAGACGCGAGAACATCACCATCTACGACCCCACGAGCGGATCGGGCTCGCTGCTTATCAACATCGGCAAAGCCGTGGCACGACGCAACGGCGACCCGGACTCCATCAAGTATTATGCGCAGGAGCTCAAGGAAAACACCTACAACCTCACGCGCATGAATCTAGTCATGCGTGGAATTCTTCCCGACAACATCGTGGCACGCAATGGCGACACGCTCGAAGACGACTGGCCCTGGTTCGACACCGTCGAGAACAAGGATGAGACCTACGACCCGCTGTTCGTCGATGCCGTGGTGTCGAATCCGCCGTACTCCCAGAACTGGGATTCGGAAGACAAGGAGCTCGACCCGCGCTTCAAGTTCGGCGTGGCGCCGAAGTCCAAAGCCGACTATGCCTTTTTGCTGCACGACCTATACCACCTGCGCCCCGACGGCATCATGTGCATCGTCCTGCCCCACGGCGTGCTGTTCCGCGGCGGCGAGGAGGGCGCCATTCGCAAGAACCTGGTGGAGAACCGCCATATTCAGGCAATCATCGGGCTTCCTGCCAATATCTTCTTTGGCACGGGCATCCCCACCATCATCATGGTGCTGCGCAAGCAGCGCGAGACGAGCGACGTCTTGGTGGTGGACGCCTCCAAGCACTTCGTGAAAGAGGGCAAGAACAACAAGCTGCGAGCAAGTGACATCAAGCGTATCGTTGACGCCGTGACAACGAACGCGACCGTCGACAAGTTCAGCCGCCTGGTTCCCATCGACGAGATCCGCGCCAACGACTATAACCTCAACATCCCGCGCTACGTGGACTCGAGCGCGGCCGCCGAAAGCTGGGACGTGTACGCCACCATGTTCGGCGGCGTGCCGAAGGCCGAGGTCGACGCGCTCGAACGCTACTGGAAAGTATGGCCGAGCCTCAAAGGGCAACTCTACCGCGACGCCGATGGTTCGTGTCTTGCGCCCGCGACCGACGACGTTGCGCAAGTGGCGAAGGAAAACGCCGACGTCCGCACCTTCTTGGGCGGCTATCGTGATGCAATAAGCCATTTGCCGGCCACGCTGCGAAGCCGCTTGGTAGACGCTGCCGCCGAAGTCGATACCGTGGCGGAGGAAGAGGCCATCGCGGCGCTTTTGAAAGACGCGCTGGCGGGCACAGCCCTGATCGACGGCTACGACGCCTACCAGGCGCTCGACGATGCCTGGGTGGGAATTTCCGGCGACCTGGAGGTCATCCAGACCGAGGGGAAAGGCGCTGTGCGCAAGGTGGACCCGAATTTGGTGGTCAAGAAGAAGAACGGCAAAGACGTCGAGGTGCAGGACGGCTGGGCTGGCCGCATCCTGCCGTTTGCGCTTGTGCAAGAGCACCTGCTTGCCGAAGACGTCAAGGAGATCACTTCCCGTGATTCCCGCCTAAGCGAGATATCGCAGGAGATAGACGAGATTCTCGAAAGCTTCGACGAGGAGGACAAGGGATCCTCTGCTGCCGTCAACGACGAAGGTTCGTTTGTGGCGGCTGAGCTCAAGAAGGCTGTGAAGGCTATCGGAAAGCACCCTGAAAACGATTTCGAGCAAGGTCTGGTTCGTGCGCAGGCGCTACTCGATGAGGAGAAAAGTCTCAAGAAGGCGAACAAGGAAGCGAGAGTGGCTCTTGAGGAGACTACCAAGAAGGTCATCGAAGGCCTGACCGACGCCCAGTGCGACGATCTGCTGACCGCCAAGTGGATAGAGCCGCTGCAGGTTGAGCTTCTGGCCCTTCCCGAAGCCATTGTGAGCGACTTCATCGCGAAGGTTTCTGCGCTCAACGCCAAATACGCGACAACCTACTCGGACGTGTGCAACCAGATAGATGATGCAGAAAACCAGCTGGCAGACATGCTGGGGCAGCTTAGGGGCAACGAGTACGACATGGCGGGCATCGCCGAGCTGCGCAAGCTGTTGGGCGGTGAGTAGCATGGCAGAGAAACAAAATACCCCAGAAATCCGCTTCGAAGGTTTCACTGACCCTTGGGAACAGCGTAAGTTGGGGGAATTTGGTTCTGTTGCCATGTGTAAGCGCATCTACAAAGAGCAAACCTCGGAGCAGGGCGATGTTCCGTTCTTTAAGATTGGAACTTTCGGTGCGGATCCAGATGCCTTCATCTCCGATGAGCTGTTTGAAGACTTCAAGCGTACCTATCCGTATCCAGCCCCGGGTACGTTATTGATATCGGCTGCAGGAAGTATTGGGCGGGTTGTTGAATACCAAGGTGAAAAGGCATATTTTCAAGACTCAAACATTGTTTGGCTCGAACATGATCACAGATTGAACGATGCGTTTCTCAAGCCTTTATACTCTCAAATTGAATGGGGCTTAGAGGGCAGCACGATTAAGCGACTTTACAACAAAGACTTATTGAGCGCAGAAGTCACTATTCCAGACGGTAGAGAACAAAAAGAAATTGGCCAGTTCTTTGCCAAGCTCGACTCCCTCATCACCCTTCATCAGCGTAAGTACGACAAACTGTGCACGGTGAAGAAATCGATGCTCGACAAGATGTTTCCGAAACCCGGCGAGACCGAACCCGAAATCCGCTTCGAGGGTTTCACTGACCCTTGGGAACAGCGTAAGCTGAGTGAAGTAGCGACGTTTGGCGGCGGGCATACTCCGCCAATGGCAGATCCCGATAACTATGAAGATGGATACGTGCTGTGGGTTACGTCCCAGGACGTGAAATCTAATTATCTTGATAGAACTACGACCCAAATAACTGAGAAGGGCGCAAAAGAGTTGACTCTTTACCCTGCTGGATCTTTAGTAATGGTAACGAGGAGCGGGATTCTTCGCCATACCCTTCCGGTGGCTGAACTGCGCAAACCTTCAACCGTTAACCAGGATATTCGCGTCATTCTGCCCCAGTCCGAGTGCTGTGGAGAATGGCTACTTCAGTTCTTTATTTCGCATAACAAGGAATTGCTGCTTGAGTTTGGCAAGACTGGAACAACCGTAGAAAGTGTTGACTTTGGCAAGATCAAGGACATGCTTTTGCATATGCCAAGCACCGTCGAGCAACAGCAAATTGGCGACTACTTTGCTAAGCTTGACCGTCTCATCACCCTTCATCAGCGTAAGCTTGAGCTGTTAAGGAATATCAAGAAATCGCTGTTGGATAGGATGTTCGTTTAATAACTTTCGTGAGTTGCCTCTAGTTTCGAGCCCCAGAACCGCCGATTTCGCTATGTCGAGTTGGCGGTTTTTCGTTCTACTGAGAATAATAATGTTGTGCGCCTTGCCATTAGACTGTCACTGATGAAGGGTGATGAGGGAGTCGAGTTGGTTAAACATAGACCCTATTGCAGTCTGCTCATCCTTTGAAGGGAAGGCGAATTCTCCGGCCGCCAGACCCTTTCCAGATATCTCCAGGAAGGTTGATCCAGAAGCCTTCTGTTCAGCGAACTTCTTGATTTGGTCGGTCATGGAGTAGACGAAGTACACATCGGTATCATCGTTCACGACTAAAGACTGGAAGCCTTGATTTGTGCATGCTGACCTGCGAAGAATCGCTGTATTGCCAATGCCCGCACGACTTGTGAAGAGAATTGTTTTACCAGCTGGAAGCAATGTTGCCGAGCAGCTATCGTAACCAGCCTGGGTTATCCTTCGAACACTTCTGTCGGCGTATACTTGCTCACCTAATTCGGCGGGCGAATACCAGTCTATAGCGCCATCCCAGTACGCATCGTTATTGGTGCTCGGCGTGCCGCCGCCCACAATAGTGGCGACATCTCCCAACTTACGCTGTTCCCAAGCGGTTATCCAGATTGAACGACTCCATCTTGGGAACAGCGTAAGTTGGGGGAGCTCTTCAATGAAAGTGATGCGCGCTCGGCTATAGAAGAGATTCTTTCTGTAAGTGTTTCAAATGGCATTTATCCTGCATCTGAATCTGAT
Proteins encoded in this region:
- a CDS encoding type I restriction-modification system subunit M, with amino-acid sequence MNKQQLASKIWESANKMRSKIEANEYKDYILGFIFYKFLSETEVARLKARDFAEEDLPSLVEDDEETVEFVKGECGYFIAYENLFSTWVAKGGDFEISNVRDALSAFSRNIDPARKRVFDGIFDTLQTGLSKLGTDARSQSKAARDLIYLIKDIPMDGRQDYDVLGFIYEYLISNFAANAGKKAGEFYTPHEVSMLMSEIVSWHLARRENITIYDPTSGSGSLLINIGKAVARRNGDPDSIKYYAQELKENTYNLTRMNLVMRGILPDNIVARNGDTLEDDWPWFDTVENKDETYDPLFVDAVVSNPPYSQNWDSEDKELDPRFKFGVAPKSKADYAFLLHDLYHLRPDGIMCIVLPHGVLFRGGEEGAIRKNLVENRHIQAIIGLPANIFFGTGIPTIIMVLRKQRETSDVLVVDASKHFVKEGKNNKLRASDIKRIVDAVTTNATVDKFSRLVPIDEIRANDYNLNIPRYVDSSAAAESWDVYATMFGGVPKAEVDALERYWKVWPSLKGQLYRDADGSCLAPATDDVAQVAKENADVRTFLGGYRDAISHLPATLRSRLVDAAAEVDTVAEEEAIAALLKDALAGTALIDGYDAYQALDDAWVGISGDLEVIQTEGKGAVRKVDPNLVVKKKNGKDVEVQDGWAGRILPFALVQEHLLAEDVKEITSRDSRLSEISQEIDEILESFDEEDKGSSAAVNDEGSFVAAELKKAVKAIGKHPENDFEQGLVRAQALLDEEKSLKKANKEARVALEETTKKVIEGLTDAQCDDLLTAKWIEPLQVELLALPEAIVSDFIAKVSALNAKYATTYSDVCNQIDDAENQLADMLGQLRGNEYDMAGIAELRKLLGGE
- a CDS encoding restriction endonuclease subunit S — protein: MAEKQNTPEIRFEGFTDPWEQRKLGEFGSVAMCKRIYKEQTSEQGDVPFFKIGTFGADPDAFISDELFEDFKRTYPYPAPGTLLISAAGSIGRVVEYQGEKAYFQDSNIVWLEHDHRLNDAFLKPLYSQIEWGLEGSTIKRLYNKDLLSAEVTIPDGREQKEIGQFFAKLDSLITLHQRKYDKLCTVKKSMLDKMFPKPGETEPEIRFEGFTDPWEQRKLSEVATFGGGHTPPMADPDNYEDGYVLWVTSQDVKSNYLDRTTTQITEKGAKELTLYPAGSLVMVTRSGILRHTLPVAELRKPSTVNQDIRVILPQSECCGEWLLQFFISHNKELLLEFGKTGTTVESVDFGKIKDMLLHMPSTVEQQQIGDYFAKLDRLITLHQRKLELLRNIKKSLLDRMFV
- a CDS encoding restriction endonuclease subunit S produces the protein MTAWEQRKLGDVATIVGGGTPSTNNDAYWDGAIDWYSPAELGEQVYADRSVRRITQAGYDSCSATLLPAGKTILFTSRAGIGNTAILRRSACTNQGFQSLVVNDDTDVYFVYSMTDQIKKFAEQKASGSTFLEISGKGLAAGEFAFPSKDEQTAIGSMFNQLDSLITLHQ
- a CDS encoding type IV toxin-antitoxin system AbiEi family antitoxin domain-containing protein — protein: MKHFDEIFELAADGYGIVTAAQAREIGVTTGELSRWCATGKLMRRGHGVYKLTQWVPTPRDVFAEAVALVGDEGFLWGESVLSMHALALVDPRAVTVATPKRVRRKLPAWIKTVSAPENAKTTFYEGIPSQCVADAIEACKGSVMTERLIEATKHAQAEGLITSNEHERLMKELS
- a CDS encoding nucleotidyl transferase AbiEii/AbiGii toxin family protein; protein product: MKEVKKPTSRRNLDIAIDRLCTDLGEEPGRVKRLIAAVVVGQMLPDGAAKGGNALKIRFGKDVTRFSRDLDTARASSLNDYMTKLEDSLTIGWNGFSGAIVPREPASPKGIPTPTSCVRSKSRLPTMVNRG
- a CDS encoding GIY-YIG nuclease family protein, producing MIRVKTLTVQLIDAQPDRIRICRIDGESLVTVVVPREDLAEAKSLPSIPQRGVYYLLDEDHGNVSRVYAGQTTQGIARLDAHKAKKEFWNKAVMFLDDDQNISRDALDVLEAKAIDYVRTHGSYETDNSATPKPYVDPYKEEAVERLHERILFRMAALGYDLDRVDQGPAGAAAVFHTKKNGIRGAGRYNKATGHFTVLAGSKVNLSRPVLKNAGVAAARREIFGDSSGIAELAEDLECPTPSAAAVFVLGGSQNGWTEWVSDDGKTLNQVYRSEGN
- a CDS encoding nucleotidyl transferase AbiEii/AbiGii toxin family protein — its product is MTLPLEVGHNEIGDADDPDMVSSPEAAAILKGLGFPEPGPVPCMRLEHQIAQKLHAASSPGSERAHDLIDLQIAISNGEIDYLKTREVCIRLFVYRAEQEWPPMISRGVGWDSLYFSQVEGLNVLPTVDDAVAWANDLIAKIDSAR